The proteins below come from a single Ignavibacteriales bacterium genomic window:
- a CDS encoding T9SS type A sorting domain-containing protein, whose translation MDLATQSPKRHYGAYVVYGFLFLGMVFYASYVFAHASGMTGVTRKNGNGCTCHGTSPTTGVNVTIDGPAELSPNQTGNYTVTVQGGPAVRAGTDIAVSAGTLNASSPLQKVGDELTHVSPQPFTGGLATFSFSYTAPATPGTYTIYANANSVNFNGANSGDQWNFAPNKTVTVKAATAVENVSTIPNEFSLSQNYPNPFNPSTTISYQVMRSGHISLRVYDVRGGLVSTLVDDQREPGTYKTSLHADRLPSGVYYYRLAADGVVIQSKKMTLLK comes from the coding sequence ATGGATTTGGCTACGCAGTCACCTAAGAGGCACTACGGTGCTTATGTCGTCTACGGTTTCCTGTTTCTTGGCATGGTCTTCTATGCCTCCTATGTATTTGCGCATGCGAGCGGGATGACGGGGGTGACGCGTAAGAACGGAAACGGATGTACATGCCACGGCACGAGTCCAACAACCGGTGTGAATGTGACCATTGACGGGCCCGCCGAACTCTCTCCGAATCAGACTGGGAATTACACAGTCACCGTACAGGGAGGCCCGGCAGTTCGCGCTGGGACAGATATTGCTGTTTCCGCAGGGACGCTGAATGCCTCTTCTCCATTACAGAAAGTCGGCGATGAACTCACCCATGTCTCTCCGCAACCTTTCACCGGTGGACTGGCGACGTTTTCGTTTTCATACACGGCTCCTGCCACACCGGGAACCTACACAATCTATGCGAATGCGAACAGCGTGAACTTCAACGGAGCCAATTCGGGTGATCAATGGAATTTCGCGCCCAACAAGACGGTTACGGTCAAGGCTGCCACTGCTGTTGAGAACGTGTCGACCATTCCAAACGAGTTCTCTCTGTCGCAGAACTACCCCAATCCATTCAACCCATCAACGACAATTTCATACCAGGTGATGCGTTCGGGGCATATCTCGCTCAGGGTCTATGATGTGCGCGGCGGTCTTGTCTCAACGCTCGTCGACGATCAACGGGAACCCGGAACCTACAAAACGAGTTTGCATGCAGATAGGCTTCCCTCGGGCGTGTACTACTACAGGTTGGCTGCCGATGGGGTCGTGATACAATCGAAGAAGATGACGCTGCTAAAGTAG
- a CDS encoding sigma-54 dependent transcriptional regulator translates to MNEHILVVDDDNAFRIATRALLQDSGFTAHIAATAKEAQQVFAPDKFDLVLTDLVMEGMNGIELLEWIKTRAPETPVMMITGYGSVRTAVEAIRQGAYDYITKPCDNDELLIKIRRVLEMRKKDRELRQLREELRGRYSFANIISQSDSMKQVFKLVRQVADTDATVLIMGETGTGKEMLAKAIHYNSPRKSKPFVVITCSALNESLLESELFGHEKGAFTGALRARIGKFEDANGGTVFLDEIGDIPLHLQTKLLRVLQEKEIERVGSNKPLPVDLRVVAATNKDLQGMTKSGLFREDLFYRLNVFPIHLPTLKQRPEDVSLLADHFLGKHRSLSGGRVTSFSPAVISTLMSHHWPGNIRELENVIKRAIIKTEGEVVGSVEIPGRTEIENFPEAMIREVSVDAPFKDYMKKIVGDAESRYLAHMLEEHQGNVKVVADSMDLDRKTVYKKIEEYGIDLARYRRDDPAS, encoded by the coding sequence ATGAATGAACATATCTTAGTCGTCGATGACGACAACGCCTTTAGAATCGCGACACGCGCGCTCCTCCAGGACAGCGGGTTCACCGCGCATATCGCCGCCACAGCGAAGGAAGCGCAGCAGGTTTTTGCACCTGACAAGTTCGATCTCGTGCTGACGGATCTTGTGATGGAAGGAATGAACGGAATCGAGCTGCTGGAGTGGATCAAAACGCGGGCCCCGGAGACACCTGTCATGATGATCACGGGGTATGGGTCTGTCCGGACGGCGGTGGAGGCGATCCGACAGGGAGCTTACGACTACATCACGAAACCGTGCGACAACGATGAGCTGCTGATCAAGATCCGGCGCGTGCTTGAAATGCGGAAGAAAGATCGCGAGCTGCGACAGCTGCGCGAAGAACTTCGCGGGAGGTACAGTTTCGCGAATATCATCAGCCAGAGCGATTCGATGAAGCAGGTCTTCAAACTGGTCCGGCAGGTGGCGGATACGGACGCGACGGTACTTATCATGGGTGAGACCGGAACCGGGAAGGAGATGCTTGCCAAGGCGATTCATTACAACAGCCCGAGAAAATCGAAACCCTTTGTCGTCATCACATGCTCTGCACTGAATGAATCGTTGCTGGAGAGCGAACTCTTCGGTCATGAGAAAGGGGCCTTCACGGGAGCCTTGCGGGCTCGTATCGGCAAATTTGAAGATGCGAACGGCGGAACGGTGTTTCTTGATGAGATCGGAGACATTCCTCTTCACCTCCAGACCAAACTCCTGCGTGTCCTGCAGGAGAAGGAAATAGAACGGGTGGGAAGTAACAAGCCGTTGCCCGTCGACCTTCGTGTCGTTGCCGCAACGAACAAAGACCTTCAGGGCATGACGAAGAGCGGGCTGTTTCGTGAGGATCTTTTCTATCGGCTCAACGTGTTCCCGATCCATCTGCCGACGCTCAAACAACGGCCGGAGGATGTGTCTCTGCTGGCCGACCATTTCCTCGGCAAGCACCGCAGCCTGTCGGGGGGCAGAGTGACGTCGTTTTCTCCTGCAGTGATTTCCACCCTCATGAGCCATCATTGGCCCGGAAACATACGCGAGCTTGAAAATGTAATCAAGCGCGCCATTATCAAAACAGAGGGGGAAGTAGTCGGTTCAGTCGAAATTCCGGGACGTACCGAGATAGAGAATTTCCCCGAAGCAATGATTCGGGAGGTCTCGGTGGATGCCCCCTTCAAGGATTACATGAAAAAAATCGTCGGCGACGCAGAATCCCGGTACCTGGCGCACATGCTCGAAGAGCACCAGGGAAACGTGAAAGTTGTCGCAGACTCGATGGACCTCGATCGGAAGACTGTCTACAAGAAGATCGAGGAATATGGTATTGACCTGGCCAGATACCGCCGGGATGATCCCGCTTCGTGA
- a CDS encoding ATP-binding protein, whose translation MKFRFKILLSIWGVVLSLLVITFFIINYWTRSRIEDAFSEQLRSNRSTLNGIVGLQSEILSRGCQVIAESPRLRAVVELQDPKTAYQLSQELNQTTASDLLVLTDRHGKSLVQLVFGNRIEDDVAGRASVQQALRSGSTADVWFLGNRIFRVSSVPLLVDREMVGTLTLGFAITQEELARLKQWTNHSEIILTNDRDVVLSTISFADHDGLMTSLASSGMLAESDSAIVLKVKAANDVFLGTAFQLNKPESTARPIKYLIIKSTDRELSRSLNPILGAFGLISVVFLALTTLIGHAISVGMTRPINALVQGTTEVSKGNYDHIIAVSGRDELSFLAQRFGDMSRSLKEKISELGRLNQDLIARNSELDETVQKLKEAQEELVKSERLAATGKLTAQLAHEINNPIHNIQSCLKTSLGRLPSETQGRDLIEVAYEEVTRMSKLTRQLLDFYRTSFVPEETMPVDLNVLVKEVLQSFGDELIRNRIDVKPDLSADLPMVQGSLDKLKQVFLNLVLNARDAMPGGGHLQIRTAQENGFVKVSIGDSGVGILKENLGKIFDAFFTTKSKVSGVGLGLSVSYGIISQHRGTIHVTSTPGEGSTFVVSLPVQPQEQRLTSA comes from the coding sequence ATGAAATTCCGATTTAAAATACTCCTTTCCATCTGGGGGGTTGTTCTCAGCCTGTTGGTGATTACGTTTTTTATTATCAACTATTGGACCCGCAGCAGGATTGAGGACGCATTTTCCGAACAACTCCGGAGCAATCGCTCCACACTGAACGGCATCGTAGGGCTCCAGTCAGAAATCCTTTCGCGCGGGTGCCAGGTAATCGCAGAATCCCCCCGCCTGCGCGCCGTCGTCGAACTTCAGGATCCTAAAACTGCCTACCAGCTGTCGCAGGAACTCAACCAGACTACCGCCAGCGATCTTCTGGTTCTCACCGACAGGCATGGCAAGTCCCTTGTGCAGCTCGTGTTCGGCAATCGCATCGAAGACGATGTCGCCGGACGCGCCTCCGTGCAACAGGCTCTTCGCTCCGGCTCAACCGCCGATGTATGGTTTCTTGGGAACAGGATTTTCCGCGTCTCATCAGTACCTCTGCTGGTCGATCGCGAAATGGTCGGAACGCTGACACTCGGATTTGCCATCACGCAGGAGGAGCTGGCGAGATTGAAGCAGTGGACCAACCACAGCGAGATCATCCTCACCAACGACCGGGACGTTGTTCTTTCGACGATCAGTTTCGCAGACCATGACGGACTTATGACATCGCTCGCGAGCTCGGGAATGCTTGCCGAATCCGACTCCGCCATCGTTCTCAAAGTGAAGGCAGCGAACGATGTCTTCCTGGGGACCGCATTCCAGTTGAACAAACCGGAATCCACGGCCAGGCCGATCAAGTACCTGATCATCAAATCCACCGACCGGGAGCTTTCCAGGTCACTCAATCCAATCCTGGGAGCATTCGGACTCATTTCAGTGGTCTTTCTTGCGCTGACGACGCTCATCGGACATGCAATTTCCGTTGGAATGACACGGCCCATCAATGCACTTGTGCAAGGGACGACCGAGGTCAGCAAGGGGAACTACGACCATATCATCGCTGTGAGCGGAAGAGACGAATTGAGCTTTCTGGCGCAGCGGTTCGGGGACATGAGCCGGTCGCTCAAGGAGAAAATCAGTGAGCTGGGGCGTCTCAACCAGGATCTGATCGCCCGCAACAGCGAGCTTGATGAAACAGTGCAGAAGCTGAAGGAAGCGCAGGAAGAACTCGTCAAGAGTGAACGGCTTGCAGCGACAGGAAAACTCACGGCGCAGCTTGCACACGAAATCAACAATCCCATACACAACATTCAAAGCTGTCTGAAAACCAGTCTCGGACGGCTTCCTTCGGAAACGCAGGGGCGTGACCTCATCGAAGTCGCATACGAAGAAGTCACTCGTATGTCGAAGCTGACCCGCCAATTGCTCGATTTCTACAGAACCTCGTTCGTGCCGGAAGAGACGATGCCTGTCGATCTCAACGTGCTTGTGAAAGAAGTCCTTCAATCCTTCGGTGATGAACTGATCAGGAACCGGATCGATGTGAAGCCCGATCTCAGTGCTGATCTCCCGATGGTGCAAGGGTCATTAGACAAACTCAAACAGGTATTTCTCAACCTCGTTCTCAATGCGCGGGATGCGATGCCGGGAGGAGGTCACCTGCAGATCAGGACTGCACAGGAAAACGGATTTGTGAAGGTCTCCATCGGTGATTCCGGTGTGGGGATTCTGAAAGAGAACCTCGGCAAGATTTTTGACGCCTTCTTCACCACGAAAAGCAAAGTGAGCGGCGTTGGCCTTGGTCTCTCCGTAAGCTATGGGATCATCAGCCAGCATCGGGGGACTATCCACGTGACAAGTACTCCGGGAGAGGGATCAACATTTGTCGTGTCACTTCCGGTACAACCACAGGAACAACGATTAACTTCAGCCTGA